The Fimbriimonadales bacterium genome contains a region encoding:
- a CDS encoding DUF881 domain-containing protein translates to MQINFVKFPQWMMPVTLVALLMGFLLVSSHLSYGPQSSGAPRMYGAPEGRGAGASLARSLDEKDNEINKLREEITQLQNALANQSRQAKVLNESLQEAKLLAALTEVEGPGVEIILKDSEKQSDNPWQYVIHDDDVIRVVNELWLAGAEAIAVNNQRISITTAFRCEGPVIYVGRVPISSPVVIRAIGDPETLMGALNMPGRYLNEIRTVDPKMVEIHKRYKMVLPAYTGSTEFRHARSTVPKQ, encoded by the coding sequence ATGCAAATTAATTTTGTAAAATTTCCGCAATGGATGATGCCAGTAACTCTGGTTGCCTTGCTCATGGGCTTTCTTCTCGTTTCTTCACATTTAAGTTACGGTCCTCAATCGAGTGGAGCGCCGCGGATGTACGGCGCACCGGAAGGACGCGGTGCGGGCGCTAGCCTTGCTCGTTCCCTCGATGAGAAAGATAACGAAATCAACAAACTTCGGGAAGAAATCACGCAGTTGCAAAACGCTTTAGCGAATCAGTCTCGACAGGCAAAAGTTCTCAACGAGAGTTTGCAAGAGGCGAAGTTATTGGCAGCGCTTACCGAAGTCGAAGGACCCGGTGTCGAAATTATTTTAAAAGACAGCGAAAAACAATCGGACAACCCATGGCAATATGTAATCCACGACGATGACGTGATTCGCGTCGTGAACGAACTTTGGTTAGCAGGCGCTGAAGCGATTGCCGTCAATAATCAACGAATTTCCATAACTACTGCATTTCGATGTGAAGGTCCGGTGATTTATGTAGGGCGCGTTCCCATTTCGTCGCCCGTTGTCATTCGCGCAATTGGCGACCCCGAGACTCTTATGGGTGCACTCAACATGCCGGGAAGATATTTGAACGAAATTCGTACGGTAGACCCTAAAATGGTCGAAATCCATAAGCGCTATAAAATGGTCTTGCCGGCATATACCGGCTCGACAGAGTTCCGTCACGCAAGAAGCACAGTACCGAAACAATGA